The following proteins are encoded in a genomic region of Drosophila miranda strain MSH22 chromosome 4, D.miranda_PacBio2.1, whole genome shotgun sequence:
- the LOC108162262 gene encoding fatty acid synthase: MPARFAEEVITAEPATRAAPQLDLGGGHYVPRQPVLNDEVAITGFSGRLPESSNIDEFKQNLFNGVDMVNDDPRRWERGLYGLPDRMGKIKESDLENFDQQFFGVHQKQAECMDPLLRMLLELTHEAIIDAGLNPTDLRGSRTGVYIGVSTSETEQHWCCDADRVNGYGLTGCARAMFANRISFTFDFKGPSYSIDTACSSSLYALEQAFSDMREGKIDNAIVAGAGLILKPTMSLQFKRLNMLSPDGSCKAFDESGNGYVRSDGCVVLLLQRVSEAKRVYASILNVRTNTDGFKEQGITYPIGSMQNRLIRETYEEIGLSPNDVVYVEAHGTGTKVGDPQEVNSITDFFCKNRTSPLLIGSVKSNMGHSEPASGVCSVAKILIAMEEGVIPANLHFNKPNPDLYGLVDGRLKVVDKNLPWNGGIIGLNSFGFGGANAHVILKSNPKPKALTPRDSGPKVVLASGRTFEAVEQLLESAAGHADDDEYLQLLNDIHSKPIPLHYFRGYGVVSSSKGTLQREVLEFTDEKRPVWYVYSGMGSQWASMAKDLMQIDAFAETIQRCADVLKPEGVDLIDVLTRSTDKSFENILNSFISIAAMQVALTDLLSSLGIHPDGIVGHSVGELGCAYADGCFTPEQTVLAAYWRGKSILDTQLSKGKMAAVGLSWEEAHKRVPADCFPVCHNSEDNCTISGPEASIEALVVKLNAEDVFAKAVNSSGYAFHSKYIADAGPKLRKSLEKIIPNAKNRTARWVSTSIPESAWGTPVAKQSSAAYHVNNLLSPVLFHEALQHVPKNAISIEIAPHGLLQAILKRALGPEATNLSLVKRGHENNVEFFLTNVGKLFAAGAQPQVLNLVRPISYPVGRGTPMLNSKIGWDHTQKWLVAKFGKETSSGETIVEVDLSKEDDAFLVGHTIDGRILFPATGYMTLAWMTFAKMRGGEFHKTPVVMENLVFHRATILNKNAVVKFGINFFDGTGAFEICESGSLAVSGRITIPESIENEELPLEPQTANKAAKELATNDVYKELRLRGYDYGGIFRGIVKSDTVASAGQLQWVDNWISFMDTMLQFSILSKNLRELYLPTRIEKAVLNPVKHLELLAALSEKEQTETGLPVSWYSDINVIKSGGVELRGLKATLAQRRPGTQAPPTLERYHFVPQINTSELHENSEKARLHALDVAIQLIIENSSGAVKLKGVELANGRNPDVLVANRLLQIIEGEPVLTGDVAVVTSNNNEETITAALGDSGVRVVSKDVLVEPVEQNCHFVFGIDVLSRPDTKTLENSIASIRETGFLILEETVNTYTKTGRALLEKFGLVVVQEQSLGATRVLVLARRAIDLKTRKSVVVQVTEQNFQWVDDLKAALLTASTEEQYVYVVCQGEELFGAVGLMTCIKNENGGKLARLVFVQDAKAEKFSLTAPLYRKQLEKDLISNVLKGGAWGTFRHLKLETQQATLQVEHAYVNALVKGDLASLKWIEAAKGDTAVAADKNLETCTVYYAPINFRDVMLTSGKLAADALPGDLAEQDCVLGLEFAGRDTQGRRVMAMVPAKSLATTCVASKRMMWQIPDKWTMEEASTVPCVYSTVYYALVVRGQMKKGERILIHAGSGGVGQAAISVALAHGLTVFTTVGSKEKREFLLKRFPKLQERHIGNSRDTSFEQLVMRETKGRGVDLVLNSLSEEKLQASIRCLGLNGRFLEIGKFDLSNNSPLGMSVFLKNTSFHGILLDSVMEGEEEMQNQVVTLVAEGIKSGAVLPLPTTVFNDQQVEQAFRFMASGKHIGKVVIKVRDEEAGKKALKPKARLINAIPRTYMHPEKSYILVGGLGGFGLELTNWLVSRGARFIVLTSRSGVKTGYQGLMIRRWEERGVKVVIDTSDVTTAAGAKKLLENSNKLALVGGIFNLAAVLRDALIEDQTAKDFKTVADPKVTATKWLDQYSRSTCTELDYFICFSSVSCGRGNIGQTNYGLANSAMERICEQRQVSGFPGTAIQWGAIGDTGLVLENLGDNDTVIGGTLPQRMPSCLQTIDLFLQQPHPVVASMVVAEKRKSDSSAGVSLIATIANILGLRDTKNIQDAASLADLGMDSLMSAEIKQTLERNFDIVLSAQEIRQLTFGALKQMDGGADTKTVTASAAAGAVNGSGAPADATSITSNPSSRTTSPLGDGTQVVFTTALIPTEAIVRLETKAPANSKQTPIYFISPIEGFASALEPLAKRLEVPAYGLQFTDAVPVDSVEAAARFYIQQIRTVQPKGPYKLAGYSFGCLLTYVMTAILEDTNEVANVIMLDGAPTYVNWYTSSFKQRYTADDANSNQSYGLAYFGIVLANIDYKALVRLLLVIPTWEEKLEKFAELMSLEITQPVETIRKSATLFYKKLELADSYKPTLKLKSNVTLVKPTENSAKLDEDYRLKEVCTKPVEVHTVEGNHRTFLIEDQSLTTIQSILKRLFK, translated from the exons ATGCCAGCCCGTTTTGCCGAAGAAGTAATCACCGCCGAGCCCGCCACGCGTGCCGCTCCCCAATTGGACCTGGGTGGCGGACACTATGTGCCGCGACAGCCCGTGCTGAACGATGAGGTGGCCATAACTGGCTTCTCTGGCCGCCTTCCCGAGAGCTCCAACATTGATGAGTTCAAGCAGAATCTCTTCAATGGCGTGGACATGGTCAACGATGATCCCAGACGCTGGGAGCGCG GTCTCTATGGACTGCCCGATAGGATGGGCAAGATTAAGGAAAGCGATCTGGAGAACTTTGACCAGCAGTTCTTTGGCGTGCACCAGAAGCAAGCCGAATGCATGGACCCCCTGTTGCGCATGCTCCTCGAGCTGACCCACGAGGCGATCATTGATGCTGGTCTCAATCCCACCGATCTACGCGGCTCTCGCACTGGCGTCTACATCGGTGTCTCCACCTCGGAGACGGAGCAGCATTGGTGCTGCGATGCCGATCGCGTGAATGGCTATGGCCTCACGGGATGTGCCCGCGCCATGTTCGCCAATCGCATCTCCTTCACCTTCGATTTTAAGGGACCCAGCTACAGCATTGACACTGCGTGCTCCAGTTCCCTGTACGCCCTGGAGCAGGCGTTCTCCGATATGCGCGAGGGCAAGATCGACAATGCTATTGTGGCCGGAGCTGGGCTAATACTCAAGCCCACCATGTCGCTGCAGTTCAAACGCCTGAACATGTTGAGCCCGGACGGTAGCTGCAAGGCCTTCGATGAGTCCGGCAACGGCTATGTCCGTTCCGATGGCTGTGTGGTGCTGCTCCTGCAGCGCGTCTCCGAGGCAAAGCGCGTCTACGCCTCCATCCTGAATGTGCGCACCAACACGGACGGGTTCAAGGAGCAGGGCATCACCTATCCCATTGGCAGCATGCAGAACCGACTGATCCGCGAGACGTACGAGGAGATAGGACTCAGCCCCAACGACGTGGTCTATGTGGAGGCCCACGGCACTGGCACCAAGGTCGGTGATCCCCAGGAGGTCAACTCCATTACGGACTTCTTCTGCAAGAACCGCACCAGTCCCCTGCTGATCGGATCCGTCAAGTCGAACATGGGACACTCAGAGCCTGCCTCTGGTGTATGCTCCGTGGCCAAGATCCTGATTGCCATGGAGGAGGGCGTCATCCCAGCCAATCTGCACTTCAACAAACCCAATCCGGATCTGTATGGCCTGGTCGATGGCCGTCTCAAGGTGGTGGACAAGAACCTGCCCTGGAATGGCGGTATCATCGGTCTTAACTCCTTCGGCTTTGGTGGAGCCAATGCCCACGTCATCCTCAAGTCGAACCCCAAGCCCAAGGCTCTCACACCACGTGACAGCGGTCCGAAGGTGGTCCTGGCATCTGGCCGCACCTTTGAGGCTGTGGAGCAGCTGTTGGAGTCGGCCGCCGGCCATGCCGATGACGACGAGTACCTGCAGCTCCTGAACGACATCCACTCGAAGCCCATTCCGCTGCACTACTTCCGCGGCTACGGCGtggtcagcagcagcaagggCACCCTCCAGCGCGAGGTGCTGGAGTTCACGGACGAGAAGCGGCCCGTCTGGTATGTGTACTCGGGCATGGGCAGCCAGTGGGCCAGCATGGCCAAGGATCTGATGCAAATTGATGCCTTCGCGGAGACCATTCAACGCTGCGCGGATGTGCTGAAACCAGAAGGCGTCGATCTAATCGATGTGCTCACCCGCTCCACGGACAAGAGCTTCGAAAACATCTTGAACTCCTTCATCTCGATTGCCGCCATGCAGGTGGCCCTTACCGATCTGCTAAGCTCTTTGGGCATCCATCCCGACGGAATCGTTGGACACTCTGTGGGCGAGCTGGGATGTGCCTATGCCGACGGCTGCTTCACTCCTGAACAGACCGTGCTGGCTGCCTACTGGCGTGGCAAGAGCATCCTGGACACGCAGCTCTCTAAGGGCAAAATGGCAGCCGTGGGCCTTAGTTGGGAGGAGGCGCACAAGCGTGTGCCCGCCGACTGTTTCCCCGTGTGCCACAACAGCGAGGATAACTGTACCATCTCCGGACCGGAGGCCTCCATTGAGGCGCTGGTGGTCAAACTGAATGCCGAGGACGTCTTCGCGAAGGCCGTTAACTCCAGTGGCTATGCCTTCCACAGCAAGTACATTGCCGATGCCGGACCGAAGCTGCGTAAGAGCCTGGAGAAGATCATCCCAAATGCCAAGAACCGCACCGCTCGATGGGTAAGCACCAGCATTCCGGAATCGGCGTGGGGCACCCCAGTGGCCAAGCAGTCGTCGGCCGCCTATCATGTGAACAATCTGCTGTCGCCGGTGCTCTTCCACGAGGCCCTCCAGCATGTGCCCAAGAATGCCATCTCTATTGAGATTGCGCCGCACGGCCTGCTGCAGGCCATCCTCAAGCGCGCCCTGGGCCCAGAGGCTACCAATCTGAGTCTGGTGAAGCGCGGCCACGAGAACAACGTGGAGTTCTTCCTCACGAATGTGGGCAAGCTCTTCGCTGCCGGTGCCCAGCCGCAGGTTCTCAACCTGGTGCGTCCTATCAGCTATCCCGTGGGCCGTGGCACCCCCATGTTGAACTCGAAGATTGGCTGGGATCACACCCAGAAGTGGCTGGTGGCCAAATTCGGCAAGGAGACCTCCTCCGGGGAGACCATCGTTGAGGTGGATCTGTCCAAGGAGGACGACGCCTTCCTCGTCGGCCACACCATCGACGGAAGGATCCTGTTCCCGGCCACGGGCTACATGACGCTCGCCTGGATGACCTTTGCCAAGATGCGCGGCGGCGAGTTCCACAAGACGCCCGTCGTGATGGAGAACCTGGTATTCCACCGGGCCACCATCCTCAACAAGAACGCGGTCGTGAAGTTTGGCATCAATTTCTTCGACGGCACTGGAGCCTTTGAGATCTGCGAGAGCGGCAGCCTGGCCGTGTCCGGCAGAATCACCATCCCGGAGTCCATTGAGAACGAGGAGCTGCCGCTGGAGCCCCAAACGGCAAACAAGGCTGCCAAGGAGCTGGCCACCAATGATGTGTACAAGGAGCTGCGTCTGCGCGGCTACGACTACGGCGGAATCTTCCGTGGCATCGTCAAGTCGGACACGGTGGCCTCTGCCGGCCAGCTGCAGTGGGTGGACAACTGGATCAGCTTCATGGACACCATGCTGCAGTTCAGCATCCTCAGCAAGAACCTCCGTGAGCTCTATCTGCCCACGCGCATCGAGAAGGCCGTCCTGAATCCCGTGAAGCATCTGGAGCTGCTGGCTGCTCTCTCCGAGAAAGAGCAGACCGAAACGGGCCTTCCCGTCTCCTGGTACAGCGACATCAATGTGATCAAGAGCGGCGGCGTGGAGTTGCGTGGCCTCAAGGCCACTCTGGCCCAACGTCGTCCGGGCACCCAGGCCCCACCTACCCTGGAGCGTTACCACTTTGTGCCGCAGATCAACACGAGCGAGCTCCACGAGAACTCGGAGAAGGCGCGCCTGCACGCCCTGGATGTGGCCATCCAACTGATTATCGAGAACTCCAGCGGAGCCGTGAAGCTTAAAGGCGTGGAGCTGGCCAATGGCCGGAATCCGGATGTCCTGGTGGCCAATCGGCTGCTGCAGATCATCGAAGGAGAGCCCGTCCTCACCGGCGATGTGGCCGTGGTCACATCCAACAACAATGAGGAGACCATTACGGCCGCCCTGGGCGACTCGGGGGTGCGTGTTGTGTCCAAGGATGTGCTCGTGGAGCCCGTAGAGCAGAACTGTCACTTTGTCTTTGGCATCGATGTGCTGTCCCGGCCGGATACCAAGACCCTCGAGAATTCCATTGCCAGCATCCGCGAGACTGGCTTCCTTATCCTGGAGGAGACCGTAAACACCTACACGAAGACGGGACGTGCGCTCCTCGAGAAGTTTGGACTGGTGGTCGTGCAGGAGCAGAGTCTGGGTGCAACCCGCGTCCTGGTGCTGGCCCGCCGTGCCATCGATCTGAAGACACGCAAATCTGTGGTCGTGCAGGTCACCGAACAGAACTTCCAGTGGGTGGATGACCTCAAGGCGGCCCTTCTCACAGCCTCCACGGAGGAGCAGTACGTGTATGTGGTGTGCCAGGGTGAGGAGCTCTTCGGTGCCGTTGGCCTGATGACCTGCATCAAGAACGAGAACGGCGGCAAGCTGGCGCGCCTCGTgtttgtccaggacgccaagGCGGAGAAGTTCTCCCTGACTGCGCCGCTCTACCGCAAGCAGCTGGAGAAGGATCTCATCTCGAATGTGCTAAAGGGCGGCGCCTGGGGCACCTTCCGCCACCTGAAGCTGGAGACCCAACAGGCCACACTCCAGGTGGAGCATGCCTACGTGAATGCTCTGGTCAAGGGCGACCTAGCGTCGCTCAAGTGGATCGAAGCGGCCAAGGGCGACACTGCCGTCGCAGCCGACAAGAACCTGGAGACCTGTACCGTCTACTATGCGCCGATCAACTTCCGTGACGTGATGCTGACATCCGGAAAACTGGCCGCCGATGCCCTACCCGGAGACCTCGCCGAACAGGACTGCGTTCTCGGACTGGAGTTTGCCGGACGCGACACACAGGGACGTCGCGTCATGGCCATGGTGCCGGCCAAGTCGCTGGCCACCACCTGTGTGGCCAGCAAGCGCATGATGTGGCAGATACCCGACAAGTGGACCATGGAGGAGGCCTCCACCGTTCCCTGCGTCTATTCCACCGTATACTACGCTCTGGTGGTGCGCGGACAGATGAAGAAGGGCGAGCGCATTCTCATCCATGCAGGATCCGGAGGTGTGGGCCAGGCAGCCATCTCGGTGGCCCTGGCTCATGGTCTGACTGTCTTCACGACCGTCGGCAGCAAGGAGAAGCGCGAGTTCCTGCTGAAGCGATTCCCCAAGCTGCAGGAGCGGCACATTGGCAACTCCCGTGACACCTCCTTCGAGCAGCTAGTGATGCGCGAGACCAAGGGACGCGGTGTGGATCTGGTGCTCAACTCCCTCTCTGAGGAGAAGCTGCAGGCCTCCATTCGCTGCCTGGGTCTCAATGGACGCTTCCTGGAGATTGGCAAATTCGATTTGAGCAACAACAGCCCCCTGGGCATGTCCGTGTTCCTCAAGAACACCTCCTTCCATGGCATCCTGCTGGACAGCGTGATGGAGGGCGAGGAGGAGATGCAGAACCAGGTCGTCACCCTAGTGGCCGAGGGCATCAAGAGCGGTGCTGTCCTGCCGCTGCCCACGACCGTCTTCAACGACCAGCAAGTGGAGCAGGCCTTCCGGTTCATGGCCTCCGGCAAGCACATCGGCAAAGTCGTGATCAAGGTGCGCGACGAGGAGGCCGGCAAGAAGGCTCTCAAGCCTAAGGCGCGTCTCATCAATGCCATTCCCCGCACCTACATGCACCCAGAGAAGAGCTACATCTTGGTTGGAGGTCTTGGCGGTTTCGGCCTGGAGCTGACCAACTGGCTGGTGTCCCGCGGTGCCCGCTTCATTGTGCTCACCTCTCGGTCGGGCGTGAAGACCGGCTACCAGGGTCTGATGATCCGTCGCTGGGAGGAGCGTGGCGTCAAGGTAGTGATCGATACGAGCGACGTGACCACCGCCGCTGGGGCCAAGAAGCTGCTGGAGAACAGCAACAAGCTGGCTTTGGTCGGAGGCATCTTCAATCTGGCTGCCGTGCTCAGGGATGCCTTGATCGAGGATCAGACGGCCAAGGACTTCAAGACGGTGGCCGATCCCAAGGTGACGGCCACCAAGTGGTTGGACCAATATTCGCGTAGCACGTGCACGGAGCTGGACTACTTTATCTGCTTCTCCAGTGTGTCCTGCGGCCGCGGCAACATCGGCCAAACGAACTACGGCCTGGCCAACTCTGCCATGGAGCGGATTTGCGAGCAGAGGCAGGTGAGCGGCTTCCCCGGCACAGCCATCCAGTGGGGAGCCATCGGAGATACCGGTTTGGTGCTGGAGAATCTCGGCGACAATGACACCGTCATCGGAGGCACCCTGCCCCAGCGCATGCCCTCCTGCCTGCAAACCATCGACCTGTTCCTGCAGCAGCCGCATCCCGTCGTGGCATCCATGGTGGTGGCCGAGAAGCGCAAATCCGACTCGTCGGCCGGCGTCAGCCTGATTGCGACCATCGCCAACATTTTGGGTCTGCGCGACACCAAGAATATCCAGGATGCCGCCTCCCTAGCTGATCTGGGCATGGACTCGCTGATGAGTGCCGAGATCAAGCAGACTCTGGAAAGGAACTTTGACATTGTGCTGTCCGCCCAAGAGATCCGTCAGCTGACATTTGGAGCTCTCAAGCAAATGGACGGTGGAGCCGATACGAAAACTGTAACAGCTTCGGCCGCCGCCGGTGCTGTTAATGGATCGGGTGCGCCAGCAGATGCCACCAGCATCACATCGAACCCGTCCTCGCGCACAACCAGCCCCCTGGGCGATGGAACGCAGGTGGTGTTCACCACGGCACTGATACCCACAGAGGCTATCGTGCGACTGGAGACGAAGGCGCCGGCCAACAGCAAGCAGACGCCCATCTACTTTATTTCGCCCATCGAAGGCTTTGCGTCCGCACTGGAGCCACTGGCCAAGCGACTGGAGGTGCCTGCCTATGGACTCCAGTTCACCGATGCCGTCCCCGTCGATTCCGTTGAGGCTGCGGCCAGGTTCTACATCCAACAGATCCGTACAGTCCAGCCCAAGGGACCCTACAAGCTAGCCGGATACTCGTTTGGCTGCCTGCTCACTTACGTTATGACCGCAATCCTGGAGGACACCAACGAAGTAGCCAACGTGATCATGCTGGACGGAGCGCCCACCTACGTCAACTGGTACACGAGCAGCTTCAAGCAGCGCTACACGGCCGACGACGCCAACAGCAACCAGAGCTACGGTCTGGCCTACTTTGGCATTGTCCTGGCCAACATTGACTACAAGGCG CTGGTGCGACTGCTTCTGGTGATCCCCACATGGGAGGAAAAACTGGAGAAATTTGCCGAGCTTATGAGCTTGGAGATCACACAGCCCGTGGAGACG ATCAGGAAGTCCGCTACTCTGTTCTACAAGAAACTGGAGCTGGCCGACAGCTACAAGCCGACGCTGAAGCTCAAGTCTAACGTCACTCTTGTCAAGCCCACAGAAAACTCTGCAAAGCTGGATGAGGACTATCGCCTAAAAGAG GTCTGCACAAAACCCGTCGAAGTACACACTGTGGAGGGCAACCATCGCACGTTCCTCATAGAGGATCAGTCGCTGACGACCATCCAGAGCATACTGAAGCGTCTGTTCAAGTAG